A window of Syngnathoides biaculeatus isolate LvHL_M chromosome 9, ASM1980259v1, whole genome shotgun sequence contains these coding sequences:
- the ldb1b gene encoding LIM domain-binding protein 1b has product MGGKMAMSQLETEGGCSSKSFKLYSPKEPPNGSTFPPFHPGTMLDRDVGPTPMYPPTYLEPGIGRHTPYGNQTDYRIFELNKRLQNWTEECDNLWWDAFTTEFFEDDAMLTITFCLEDGPKRYTIGRTLIPRYFRSIFEGGATELYYVLKHPKESFHNNFVSLDCDQCTMVSQNGKPMFTQVCVEGRLYLEFMFDDMMRIKTWHFSIRQHRELIPRSILAMHAQDPQMLDQLSKNITRCGLSNSTLNYLRLCVILEPMQELMSRHKTYSLSPRDCLKTCLFQKWQRMVAPPAEPSRQPPNKRRKRKMSGGSTISGGGGPNNNNNNKKKSPGSGFPLSSQVPDVMVVGEPTLMGGEFGDEDERLITRLENTQFDAANGIDDEDSFNNSPALGSNSPWNNKAPSSQESKSDNPTSQASQ; this is encoded by the exons GCTGTTCCTCCAAGTCATTCAAGCTGTACTCCCCCAAGGAGCCCCCCAACGGTAGCACTTTCCCCCCTTTCCATCCCGGCACCATGCTGGACAGAGATGTGGG TCCAACCCCAATGTATCCTCCCACATACCTGGAGCCAGGCATAGG GAGGCACACACCATATGGCAACCAGACAGACTACAGAATATTTGAACTAAACAAACGGCTACAGAATTGGACGGAG GAGTGTGATAACCTATGGTGGGATGCATTTACTACCGAGTTTTTTGAAGACGATGCCATGTTGACCATTACTTTCTGTCTGGAAGATGGGCCTAAGCGTTACA CAATTGGTCGGACGTTGATTCCAAGGTACTTTCGGAGTATATTTGAAGGTGGTGCCACTGAGCTCTATTATGTATTGAAACACCCCAAGGAGTCATTTCACAACAACTTTGTCTCGCTTGACTGTGATCAGTGCACCATGGTCTCTCAGAATGGAAAGCCAATGTTCACGCAG GTGTGTGTCGAGGGCCGCTTGTACTTGGAGTTCATGTTTGACGACATGATGAGGATAAAAACGTGGCACTTTAGCATTCGACAACACCGTGAACTCATCCCTCGCAGTATATTGGCCATGCAT GCCCAGGACCCGCAGATGTTGGACCAGCTGTCCAAAAATATTACAAGATGTGGCCTGTCAAATTCTACTCTAAACTACCTCCGA CTATGTGTGATCCTAGAGCCCATGCAGGAACTCATGTCTAGACATAAGACTTACAGCCTCAGCCCCAGAGACTGCCTCAAGACCTGCCTCTTCCAGAAATGGCAACGAATGGTGGCACCTCCAG CCGAGCCGTCAAGACAGCCTCCAAACAAACGACGGAAGCGTAAGATGTCAGGTGGCAGCACAATCAGTGGGGGAGGAGGAcctaataacaacaacaataacaagaaGAAGAGTCCTGGTAGTGGCTTCCCTCTGTCCAGCCAGGTTCCA GATGTGATGGTGGTGGGAGAGCCCACACTGATGGGAGGGGAGTTTGGCGACGAGGACGAGCGTTTGATCACGCGGCTGGAGAACACCCAGTTTGACGCAGCCAATGGCATTGACGACGAGGACAGCTTCAACAACTCCCCGGCTCTGGGATCCAACTCGCCCTGGAACAACAAGGCGCCCTCCAGCCAGGAGAGCAAGAGCGACAACCCCACCTCACAGGCATCGCAATAG